One window of the Candidatus Izemoplasmatales bacterium genome contains the following:
- a CDS encoding MFS transporter: MENENLKFKIFYFVRYFADAFFYPFMSLYFLDKLGENSDSQLGLLLAITPIMTIVVNPIWTYFVKDMKISRIILQTMTVVEGVLIFSITQVDTLEAYAIIIGMIAALCSPYVSIQDGFAATFANNNKCEYSSIRIWASVSYVVATLIGGYLGVYLGYDLLFLLSGILFAATALLAVWIKPLEKNTGDSIKSLEKAPDGSRKSKRNLKALLGNVEFYKYLVFYTLVIGSVRIGDSFLGIYLTEKFEISSIDYGWLYAAFVTVEVLSMRIMMTKGSQISDRLLFILAGAMFVFRFLVYTIEPPLPVMFAVTLLRGASWGIILYAHIKFLIKIVRVENVTAAILIVTLLFSIFTGLGNFLSGMFIAKHGFPTFYLVNAVLIFTGLLVFIVFTPKIRPTAAGEVQITQHAESK; encoded by the coding sequence ATGGAAAACGAAAATTTGAAATTCAAGATCTTCTACTTCGTTCGTTACTTTGCCGACGCGTTCTTCTATCCGTTCATGTCCCTCTACTTTCTCGACAAGCTCGGCGAGAACTCCGATTCCCAGCTTGGGCTTCTCTTGGCGATCACGCCGATCATGACGATCGTCGTCAATCCGATCTGGACGTATTTCGTGAAGGACATGAAGATCAGCCGGATCATCCTTCAGACGATGACGGTCGTCGAAGGGGTTCTCATCTTCTCGATTACGCAAGTCGACACCCTCGAAGCGTATGCGATCATCATCGGCATGATCGCCGCCCTCTGTTCGCCGTACGTTTCGATTCAGGACGGGTTTGCGGCGACCTTCGCGAACAACAACAAATGCGAGTATTCGTCGATCCGCATCTGGGCTTCCGTATCGTATGTCGTCGCGACGCTGATCGGCGGATATCTTGGCGTCTATCTCGGTTATGACCTGCTCTTCCTGCTCTCGGGCATTCTCTTCGCCGCAACCGCCCTCCTGGCCGTATGGATCAAACCGCTTGAGAAGAATACGGGCGATTCGATCAAGTCGCTCGAAAAAGCCCCGGATGGGTCGAGGAAGTCGAAACGCAACCTGAAGGCGTTGCTCGGCAATGTCGAGTTCTATAAATACCTGGTGTTCTACACGCTCGTGATCGGCTCGGTCAGGATCGGCGACTCCTTCCTCGGAATCTACCTGACGGAGAAGTTCGAGATCTCATCGATCGACTATGGGTGGCTGTATGCCGCCTTCGTCACGGTCGAGGTCCTGTCGATGCGGATCATGATGACCAAGGGTTCGCAGATTTCCGACAGACTCCTCTTCATTCTTGCCGGCGCGATGTTCGTGTTCCGCTTCCTGGTCTACACGATCGAACCGCCCCTTCCGGTGATGTTCGCGGTCACCCTGCTCCGCGGCGCATCATGGGGCATCATCCTCTATGCCCACATCAAATTCCTGATCAAGATCGTCCGCGTCGAAAACGTGACTGCGGCGATCCTCATCGTGACGCTCCTGTTCTCGATCTTCACCGGTCTGGGCAACTTCCTGTCCGGTATGTTCATCGCAAAGCACGGCTTTCCGACGTTCTATCTTGTCAACGCTGTGCTGATTTTCACCGGGTTGCTGGTTTTCATCGTCTTCACCCCGAAGATTAGGCCGACCGCGGCCGGAGAGGTTCAGATCACTCAACATGCTGAGAGTAAGTAA